One part of the Bdellovibrio bacteriovorus genome encodes these proteins:
- the sfsA gene encoding DNA/RNA nuclease SfsA, producing MKFHSKLQEGIFLKRYKRFFADIEFQGQQVTAHVPNTGSLKSVNNPGQHCLFSESTNPERKLKYTLEMIKSPTGSWVGVNTATPNTVVRETLHHVVGHKKEVVGGFAHWAAFDEVKPEYKISAETRLDFALKKNNSDKMHFIEVKNVTLAEDSTAKFPDAVTERGQKHLRELMALIEQGHTAEIVFTIQRHDCGSFSPADDIDPEYGRLLREAHQKGLRVSPFVLDLTPESVELSETLLPLKM from the coding sequence ATGAAGTTTCACAGCAAGCTGCAAGAAGGTATTTTTCTAAAGCGTTATAAGCGCTTCTTTGCGGATATCGAGTTCCAAGGGCAGCAGGTGACCGCCCACGTTCCCAATACCGGCAGTTTAAAAAGTGTAAACAATCCCGGCCAGCATTGCCTGTTCTCTGAAAGCACCAATCCTGAACGAAAGTTGAAATACACTCTGGAAATGATCAAGTCGCCGACAGGTTCCTGGGTGGGGGTCAACACGGCCACTCCGAACACCGTGGTGCGCGAAACCCTTCATCATGTTGTCGGCCATAAAAAAGAGGTTGTGGGCGGTTTTGCTCACTGGGCGGCTTTTGACGAAGTAAAGCCGGAATATAAAATCAGCGCTGAAACCCGTCTGGATTTTGCCTTAAAGAAAAACAACAGTGATAAAATGCACTTCATTGAAGTCAAGAACGTCACCCTGGCTGAAGATAGCACGGCGAAGTTTCCGGATGCAGTGACCGAGCGCGGACAAAAGCATTTGCGCGAGTTGATGGCGTTGATAGAGCAAGGCCACACTGCGGAAATCGTGTTCACAATCCAGCGTCACGACTGCGGATCATTTTCTCCGGCAGATGACATTGATCCGGAATATGGTCGTCTGCTGCGCGAAGCTCATCAAAAAGGTTTGCGCGTGTCGCCTTTCGTGCTGGATCTGACTCCGGAATCAGTCGAGTTGTCTGAGACACTGCTGCCTCTGAAAATGTAG
- a CDS encoding NAD(P)-dependent alcohol dehydrogenase, with amino-acid sequence MIPVNAYAAYQSKEPLKPFKFERRDPGVDDVQIDIHFCGVCHSDLHQVRDEWGGSKFPMVPGHEIVGKVVKVGSNVKKFKVGDSVGVGCLVDSCRHCSSCDEGLEQYCENGFVGTYNSLEKDGKTVTQGGYSTQIVVNQDFVLSISPKLPLDKAAPLLCAGITTYSPLRHWKVGPGSKVAVMGLGGLGHMAVKLAAAMGAEVTVLSSSNKKKDDAHRLGAHDYAATSESETFKKYNRKFDLIINTVSAPIDLGAHLQLLKRDGTMVLLGVPDKPEAIHAFPLIGARRSLAGSLIGGIAETQEMLDFCAAKGVTSDIELIAIDKINEAYERMLKGDVRYRFVIDIASLK; translated from the coding sequence ATGATTCCTGTGAATGCCTACGCCGCATACCAATCCAAAGAACCTCTGAAACCTTTTAAATTTGAGCGTCGTGATCCTGGCGTCGACGATGTCCAGATCGACATCCACTTTTGCGGAGTTTGTCACTCGGACCTGCATCAGGTGCGTGATGAATGGGGCGGCTCCAAATTCCCGATGGTTCCGGGGCATGAAATCGTTGGCAAGGTCGTTAAAGTCGGCAGCAACGTGAAGAAATTCAAAGTCGGTGATTCTGTCGGCGTGGGTTGTCTGGTGGATTCCTGCCGTCACTGCAGTTCCTGTGACGAAGGACTGGAGCAATACTGTGAAAACGGTTTTGTTGGCACTTACAACTCGCTTGAAAAAGACGGCAAGACCGTCACCCAAGGCGGGTACTCCACGCAGATCGTGGTGAATCAGGATTTTGTCCTAAGCATTTCACCCAAACTTCCTTTGGATAAAGCGGCACCTTTGTTGTGCGCAGGAATCACCACCTATTCGCCGCTTCGTCATTGGAAAGTGGGCCCGGGCAGCAAAGTGGCGGTGATGGGCTTGGGAGGCCTTGGTCACATGGCTGTGAAGCTGGCGGCTGCAATGGGGGCGGAAGTCACTGTGCTGAGCTCTTCAAACAAGAAAAAAGATGATGCCCACCGTCTGGGGGCGCATGACTATGCGGCGACTTCAGAAAGTGAAACTTTCAAAAAATACAATCGCAAGTTTGATCTGATCATCAACACGGTGTCGGCGCCGATTGACTTGGGGGCGCACCTGCAGTTGTTAAAACGGGATGGCACGATGGTGCTATTGGGTGTACCTGACAAGCCAGAGGCCATTCACGCCTTCCCATTGATTGGTGCGCGTCGCAGTCTTGCGGGCTCTCTGATCGGGGGGATTGCAGAAACTCAGGAGATGCTGGATTTCTGCGCTGCCAAAGGTGTCACGTCGGACATTGAACTGATTGCCATCGACAAAATCAATGAAGCTTACGAAAGAATGTTGAAGGGCGACGTGCGCTATCGCTTCGTTATCGACATCGCTTCGCTGAAGTAA
- the lpdA gene encoding dihydrolipoyl dehydrogenase codes for MQNFDVVVIGAGPGGYVAAIRSAQLGFKTAVIEREFLGGVCLNVGCIPSKAMITATHLLHKAQHNFKEMGLNIKGGIDVDMKQLVKWKQSVSDKMSGGVNQLLKGYGVTIIKGDAEFKSSKEISVKSSAGTESVQAKYFVVATGSRPIEIPGFKFDEKDICSSTGALAFDTIPKRVAVIGGGYIGLEISSYLRKLGTEVTVIEAQSALLAGVVDPDCAQIVTRKLTKAGVNVLYGAKAKGQKKVKDGYEVTVEINGKDEVVKCDKILVTVGRRPNGDQANLKAAGIAVDERGFVKVDAQRRTNVSNIFAIGDIAGQPMLAHKASHEGVLVAEVIAGHNRVYDAKTVPAVVFTDPEIAAAGMTEAEAKAKGHTDLLISKFPFAANGRAVSMMETDGFVKMIADKKTHVLLGVHIVGPEASNLISEAVLAIEMGARIEDLALSIHPHPTLGETMMEAAEATLGHAIHIIQKPLKA; via the coding sequence ATGCAAAATTTTGACGTAGTAGTTATTGGTGCGGGTCCTGGCGGTTATGTGGCTGCGATCCGTTCTGCACAACTTGGTTTTAAAACAGCAGTTATCGAACGTGAATTCCTGGGTGGCGTGTGCTTGAACGTGGGTTGTATCCCGTCCAAAGCCATGATCACTGCGACTCACCTTTTGCACAAAGCCCAGCACAATTTCAAAGAAATGGGCTTGAACATCAAAGGTGGCATCGACGTGGACATGAAACAACTTGTGAAATGGAAGCAATCCGTTTCTGACAAGATGTCCGGTGGTGTAAATCAGCTTCTTAAAGGCTACGGCGTTACCATCATCAAAGGTGATGCTGAATTCAAGTCTTCCAAAGAAATCTCTGTGAAGTCTTCTGCAGGGACTGAGTCAGTTCAGGCGAAATACTTTGTTGTGGCGACAGGTTCCCGTCCGATTGAAATCCCTGGTTTCAAATTCGACGAAAAAGACATCTGCTCTTCCACAGGCGCTTTGGCGTTTGATACCATCCCTAAACGCGTGGCGGTTATCGGTGGTGGTTACATCGGTCTTGAGATCTCTTCTTACCTGCGCAAGCTGGGCACGGAAGTGACTGTGATCGAAGCGCAATCTGCATTGTTGGCGGGTGTGGTTGATCCAGACTGCGCGCAGATCGTGACTCGCAAACTGACTAAAGCGGGCGTGAATGTTCTTTACGGCGCAAAAGCCAAAGGTCAGAAAAAAGTCAAAGACGGCTATGAAGTGACTGTTGAGATCAACGGCAAAGACGAAGTTGTAAAATGCGACAAGATCCTTGTGACTGTCGGTCGTCGTCCAAATGGCGATCAGGCGAACCTGAAAGCGGCTGGCATTGCTGTGGATGAGCGTGGCTTCGTGAAAGTCGATGCTCAACGCCGCACGAATGTTTCCAACATCTTTGCTATCGGCGATATCGCCGGTCAGCCGATGCTGGCGCACAAGGCCTCCCACGAGGGTGTTTTGGTTGCGGAAGTGATCGCGGGCCATAACCGCGTTTACGACGCGAAAACAGTTCCGGCAGTTGTCTTCACCGATCCTGAAATCGCAGCCGCCGGTATGACTGAAGCTGAAGCGAAAGCCAAAGGTCACACCGACCTTCTGATCAGCAAGTTCCCGTTCGCAGCCAATGGCCGTGCGGTGAGCATGATGGAAACAGACGGTTTCGTGAAAATGATCGCAGATAAGAAAACCCACGTATTGTTGGGCGTTCACATTGTCGGTCCGGAAGCTTCCAACTTGATCTCTGAAGCAGTTTTGGCGATCGAAATGGGCGCACGCATTGAAGACCTGGCGCTTTCCATCCACCCTCACCCGACTTTGGGTGAAACCATGATGGAAGCCGCAGAGGCGACCCTGGGTCACGCGATCCATATCATTCAAAAACCTTTGAAAGCATAA
- a CDS encoding CpaF family protein, with product MSDQSNVFKQTIQQNLGPVAKYLDDKGVSEILINGHKEIFVERKGKLERVSESFPSEDDLRAAVNSIAQSVGRRIDDESPRLDARLPDGSRIAAVIPPMSRKGTTLSIRKFTNNKITFADYIRFGAITEDGARFLDICMFLGKNIIVSGGTGSGKTTLLSLLCTRIPKGQRVMVIEDSSELQVDYEHVVMFETRQADAMGKGEVTIKDLLKSALRLRPDRIIVGEVRSSEAMELLNAMNTGHKGCMGTVHANTPEDAIVRLEALAQGGDAKISEKALRSQVSSAIEIIIQVSRFSDGSRRIAAISEVRGFSADGSYNVIPIFEMSRLTRRPDGTLEGKLQPTGNVPSFMEEIIDNNLPFPKSKFAKVA from the coding sequence ATGTCTGACCAGTCGAACGTTTTCAAACAGACCATTCAGCAGAATCTCGGTCCTGTTGCGAAATACCTGGATGACAAGGGTGTGTCCGAAATTCTTATCAATGGCCATAAAGAAATCTTCGTGGAAAGAAAGGGTAAGCTCGAAAGGGTTTCCGAGTCTTTTCCGTCAGAGGATGATCTGCGTGCGGCGGTGAACAGCATCGCGCAAAGCGTGGGTCGACGTATCGACGACGAATCGCCTCGTCTGGACGCGCGTCTTCCGGATGGTTCCCGTATCGCGGCGGTGATCCCGCCGATGTCTCGCAAGGGCACGACACTTTCCATTCGTAAATTCACGAACAACAAAATCACTTTTGCTGACTATATCCGCTTTGGTGCGATCACCGAGGACGGGGCCCGTTTCCTGGACATCTGCATGTTCCTGGGAAAAAACATCATTGTCAGCGGTGGTACGGGTTCCGGTAAAACAACATTGCTTTCACTTTTGTGCACGCGCATTCCGAAAGGTCAGCGCGTGATGGTGATTGAAGACTCCTCCGAGCTGCAGGTTGATTACGAGCATGTGGTGATGTTTGAAACCCGCCAGGCCGATGCCATGGGTAAGGGTGAAGTCACGATCAAGGATCTTTTGAAGTCCGCTCTGCGTTTGCGTCCCGACCGAATTATCGTCGGGGAGGTTCGTTCCAGTGAAGCCATGGAGCTGCTGAACGCCATGAATACCGGTCACAAGGGATGTATGGGAACGGTCCACGCCAACACGCCGGAAGATGCGATTGTGCGTTTGGAAGCTCTTGCCCAAGGGGGCGATGCGAAGATCAGTGAGAAGGCTTTGCGTTCTCAGGTGTCTTCGGCGATTGAAATTATTATCCAGGTCTCACGTTTTTCGGACGGATCTCGCCGTATCGCAGCAATCAGCGAAGTGCGCGGATTCAGTGCGGATGGTTCATACAACGTGATCCCGATCTTTGAAATGTCCCGTCTAACACGCCGTCCCGACGGAACCCTGGAAGGAAAACTCCAGCCCACAGGCAACGTGCCGTCGTTCATGGAAGAGATCATCGACAATAATCTTCCCTTCCCAAAATCCAAATTCGCAAAAGTAGCCTAA
- a CDS encoding TonB-dependent receptor produces the protein MSFLHSVLLPTLLSVFVVSAQAKETDNLTGRNKSLPDSTEIFDREMNKRLQELQAEASAEGISCSDPRKLRILFHDLNDARFFIGSLESWAEDNSEIAKREMTAQQSVYDGVLDNGWVFNRLKLASTVKVNGQLVGTDKFGHFIDQGFEFYTPYRQSGYRMSTALHSSLGSEKGYSGGASTGTISYADAMANYQGILFYHALAEGPNPYFRCSQGKWTQVREFRWADYVDAGWDEGLNCSVMASPEAQAKFNANLAKQGQTCPADTDACAKLNTRYAAFDEYVLSPECRKVAKAPVGSYGGGKPSSGKSSTGKSGKGTR, from the coding sequence ATGAGCTTTCTGCATTCTGTACTTCTGCCAACTCTGCTTTCCGTCTTTGTGGTTTCTGCGCAAGCCAAGGAAACTGACAATCTGACCGGGCGAAACAAAAGTCTTCCCGACAGCACTGAAATTTTTGATCGCGAGATGAACAAGCGCCTGCAAGAGCTGCAGGCAGAAGCAAGTGCTGAAGGTATTTCCTGCAGCGACCCACGCAAATTGCGTATTTTGTTTCACGATCTGAATGATGCAAGATTCTTTATTGGTTCGTTGGAGTCCTGGGCCGAAGATAATTCCGAAATCGCCAAACGCGAGATGACGGCACAGCAGTCGGTCTATGATGGCGTGTTGGATAATGGCTGGGTTTTCAACCGTTTGAAGCTTGCTTCCACGGTGAAGGTAAACGGCCAGTTGGTGGGCACGGATAAATTCGGCCACTTCATCGATCAGGGTTTTGAGTTCTACACACCTTATCGTCAAAGTGGCTATCGCATGTCCACAGCCCTGCATTCCAGTTTGGGATCTGAAAAAGGCTATTCGGGCGGGGCATCCACGGGCACCATTTCCTATGCCGATGCCATGGCGAACTATCAGGGAATCTTGTTTTATCATGCTTTGGCCGAGGGGCCGAATCCTTACTTCCGCTGTTCTCAAGGCAAGTGGACTCAAGTGAGGGAATTTCGCTGGGCGGACTATGTCGATGCCGGCTGGGACGAGGGGCTCAATTGCAGCGTGATGGCCTCGCCAGAAGCGCAAGCCAAGTTCAACGCCAATCTGGCCAAACAAGGGCAAACTTGCCCCGCTGACACGGACGCCTGCGCAAAACTGAACACCCGGTATGCGGCCTTTGATGAATACGTGCTTTCGCCGGAATGCCGAAAGGTGGCCAAAGCGCCCGTGGGATCTTATGGTGGAGGAAAACCATCTTCCGGCAAATCCTCGACTGGCAAAAGCGGGAAGGGGACACGCTAA
- a CDS encoding DUF3011 domain-containing protein codes for MKNLFFAMLIVFGLAPWAHADVLESQYQDAETSYIRPGPRPAPYPGNPRPDPYPHPNPRPNPPAPYPNPYPGPGPGVEYITCESWNYYYQECYFNPYRIHSVRLYNVISYDACLYNNTYGIYGDRVWVNRGCRAIFEVIRY; via the coding sequence ATGAAAAACCTATTCTTTGCAATGCTAATTGTCTTTGGTTTGGCACCATGGGCTCACGCCGATGTTTTGGAAAGCCAGTATCAAGACGCGGAAACAAGCTACATCCGCCCAGGACCGCGCCCAGCGCCTTATCCAGGCAACCCGCGCCCGGATCCATACCCGCATCCAAATCCACGTCCAAACCCACCAGCTCCGTACCCGAATCCATATCCAGGTCCGGGCCCAGGTGTTGAGTACATCACTTGTGAATCCTGGAATTACTATTATCAAGAGTGCTACTTCAACCCGTACAGAATTCACTCTGTCAGACTTTACAATGTGATCTCTTACGATGCGTGCCTGTACAACAACACGTACGGCATCTATGGGGATCGCGTGTGGGTGAACCGTGGCTGCCGCGCTATCTTTGAAGTCATCCGCTACTAA
- a CDS encoding 2-oxo acid dehydrogenase subunit E2, which produces MNNERNSRNMATDVKLPELGEGVTEGELVKWLVKPGDAVKADQAIAEVLTDKATVEVPSPVAGVVKDLKFKSGDVVKVGATMITLDGAGAAKPAAAQPAAAAPAPAASTPAPAAGGGKAQDVKLPELGEGVTEGELVKWLVKPGDSVKADQAIAEVLTDKATVEVPTPVAGVVKELKFKSGDVVKVGSTMIILEGAGGAAAPKAAPSAGPVQSAPAHSAAPAAKAAAPVATASSDIFPPVADSKVLATPATRRLAREMGVDINSLTGTGLAGRVTREDVMSSGGGAAPAAAKAAPAAAAMSIPKPAYQGPAGAAEERVPLIGIRKKIAENMQRSKHVIPHFTIMDEAKVDAMVALRESLKEHAEKNGTKITYLPIVMKALIATIREFPMFNASIDDAAGEIVYKKYFNLGFAADTPNGLVVPVIKNADQKSILEISKEILDLSKRARDGKLKPDEMKGATITVTNIGSIGGTYATPVINHPEVAILGMYKIDEKVVLKNGQVSAIKVMNYTMTADHRLIDGAVAARFLAAFIGRIENPGKLLVELI; this is translated from the coding sequence ATGAACAACGAAAGGAACTCTCGCAACATGGCAACTGATGTGAAACTGCCCGAGCTTGGAGAAGGCGTTACTGAAGGTGAATTGGTAAAATGGTTGGTAAAACCAGGCGATGCGGTCAAAGCGGACCAGGCTATCGCGGAAGTATTGACTGACAAAGCAACGGTAGAAGTTCCGTCACCGGTTGCAGGTGTCGTAAAAGATCTTAAATTCAAATCCGGCGACGTTGTAAAAGTCGGCGCGACGATGATCACTCTTGATGGTGCAGGCGCTGCAAAACCAGCAGCCGCTCAACCGGCAGCAGCAGCTCCGGCTCCAGCAGCTTCCACTCCAGCTCCGGCTGCAGGTGGCGGTAAGGCACAAGACGTAAAATTGCCTGAACTGGGCGAGGGCGTGACTGAGGGCGAACTGGTTAAATGGTTGGTAAAACCAGGTGACTCTGTAAAAGCAGATCAGGCGATCGCTGAAGTTCTGACGGACAAAGCGACTGTGGAAGTTCCGACTCCAGTGGCTGGTGTTGTAAAAGAATTGAAATTCAAATCCGGCGACGTGGTAAAAGTCGGTTCCACCATGATCATCCTTGAGGGTGCAGGTGGTGCCGCGGCTCCGAAAGCGGCTCCAAGTGCTGGTCCAGTGCAGTCTGCGCCTGCACACTCCGCGGCTCCTGCTGCGAAGGCAGCAGCTCCAGTGGCAACTGCTTCCAGCGACATCTTCCCACCTGTGGCAGACTCCAAAGTTCTGGCGACTCCGGCGACTCGTCGTCTAGCGCGTGAAATGGGCGTTGATATCAACTCTCTTACCGGAACTGGCCTTGCGGGTCGCGTGACTCGTGAAGACGTTATGTCCTCCGGTGGTGGCGCAGCTCCGGCAGCAGCGAAAGCGGCTCCAGCAGCAGCGGCTATGTCCATCCCGAAACCAGCATACCAAGGCCCGGCAGGCGCAGCGGAAGAGCGCGTTCCTCTGATCGGTATCCGCAAGAAGATCGCTGAAAACATGCAGCGTTCTAAACACGTGATCCCGCACTTCACCATCATGGATGAAGCGAAAGTGGATGCGATGGTTGCTCTTCGCGAAAGCCTGAAAGAACACGCAGAGAAAAACGGCACGAAGATCACTTACCTTCCTATCGTTATGAAGGCTTTGATCGCGACGATCCGCGAATTCCCGATGTTCAATGCATCTATCGACGATGCGGCTGGCGAAATCGTTTACAAAAAGTACTTCAACCTGGGCTTCGCAGCGGACACTCCAAACGGTCTTGTTGTTCCAGTGATCAAAAACGCGGACCAGAAGTCCATCCTGGAAATCTCCAAAGAGATCCTGGATCTTTCCAAGCGTGCGCGTGACGGCAAATTGAAACCGGATGAAATGAAGGGTGCAACTATCACTGTGACGAACATCGGTTCTATCGGTGGCACATACGCGACTCCAGTGATCAACCACCCTGAAGTGGCGATCCTGGGCATGTACAAAATCGACGAAAAAGTGGTTCTGAAAAACGGCCAGGTTTCCGCGATTAAAGTTATGAACTACACAATGACTGCCGATCACCGTTTGATCGACGGCGCTGTCGCTGCAAGATTCCTTGCTGCCTTCATCGGCCGCATCGAAAACCCAGGCAAACTATTGGTGGAGCTAATTTAA
- a CDS encoding HEPN domain-containing protein has product MSAHAKSMILKAQDDLDTAKKHLSDDTQHDLVGYNLAQACEKFLKALCEMRGLEYPHDEEGHDLDALMQVLEEGNFSAISSHADIIELTPYNSPSAHIRKDERLDMEEYMGYVENLKKLVGEQLRLL; this is encoded by the coding sequence ATGAGCGCACACGCAAAGTCCATGATCCTTAAAGCGCAGGACGATCTCGACACCGCCAAGAAGCATTTGTCCGACGATACCCAGCACGATTTGGTGGGCTATAATCTGGCGCAAGCCTGCGAAAAGTTTCTGAAAGCTCTGTGTGAAATGCGCGGCTTGGAATACCCTCACGATGAAGAGGGGCATGATCTGGACGCTTTGATGCAGGTTTTGGAAGAGGGCAATTTCTCTGCCATTTCCTCCCACGCCGACATTATTGAACTGACCCCTTACAACTCCCCGAGCGCCCACATCCGCAAAGACGAGCGCCTGGATATGGAAGAGTACATGGGTTACGTTGAAAACTTGAAAAAACTGGTCGGCGAACAACTTCGCCTGCTGTAG
- a CDS encoding cytochrome P450, with protein sequence MFLQGDLQLVFDALYTVGAIDPVLKLDWSEVTREMMANPQILSDAFQTINGCRGDKDLLVQKLHMMDPRSVNYIAMEVAREFCEFQDRTELH encoded by the coding sequence ATGTTTCTGCAAGGCGATTTGCAATTAGTGTTCGATGCTCTCTACACAGTAGGGGCGATCGACCCTGTATTGAAACTTGATTGGTCCGAAGTCACACGCGAGATGATGGCGAACCCACAGATCCTGAGTGACGCATTTCAGACAATCAACGGCTGCCGTGGCGACAAAGACCTTCTGGTTCAGAAGCTCCACATGATGGATCCAAGATCCGTGAATTATATCGCTATGGAGGTGGCCCGTGAGTTTTGTGAGTTCCAGGATCGCACAGAGTTGCACTAA
- a CDS encoding cupredoxin domain-containing protein, which translates to MSFVSSRIAQSCTKVLCLLLLSSVANAWEVDFSRRQVEFNKVKNEDRLPASVQEDQSVNILSKVFDTVEPTQDIVIMNTEKGFVPAQVRLKKGGNYRIHVVNVNNKEKNVSFVLDAFSEHHNTVFGEQKTFHVTPKTDGIFSYQCPETAVQGKFIIYSDAATPDRMPASK; encoded by the coding sequence GTGAGTTTTGTGAGTTCCAGGATCGCACAGAGTTGCACTAAGGTTCTTTGCCTGTTGTTGCTTTCGTCTGTCGCGAATGCGTGGGAAGTGGACTTCTCCCGTCGTCAGGTAGAATTCAACAAGGTTAAAAATGAAGACCGCCTGCCGGCCAGCGTGCAGGAGGATCAGTCCGTCAACATTCTCAGCAAGGTGTTTGATACGGTTGAACCGACTCAAGATATCGTCATCATGAATACGGAAAAAGGTTTCGTTCCTGCGCAGGTGCGCCTGAAAAAGGGCGGTAACTATCGCATTCACGTGGTGAACGTGAACAACAAGGAAAAGAACGTCAGCTTTGTGCTGGATGCTTTCTCTGAGCACCACAACACGGTGTTTGGCGAACAGAAGACTTTCCATGTGACGCCAAAAACAGATGGAATTTTCTCTTACCAGTGTCCGGAAACGGCAGTGCAAGGGAAGTTCATCATCTATTCCGATGCGGCAACGCCTGATCGTATGCCGGCATCCAAGTAA
- a CDS encoding murein L,D-transpeptidase catalytic domain family protein, producing the protein MSFLRAKTLAVLSTTLLLAACGPGIPVLPDDPNNEPAAQQPADGNSAQGGTELPSTETPGLVEPETPPPVATNPNDDVLSQYQHLDPNHIVPTKALETAVLYFHENKAKFKNQAVISVLDFSQKSTQKRWYFIDMKTGAVWNVHVSHGKGSDSNHDGFAEKFSNVEGSNASSLGFYKTAETYQGSNGYSLRLDGLSTTNSNARSRAIVVHGASYVQDSNVIQGRSWGCPAVSQANRDKVINLIKGGSLLYAFK; encoded by the coding sequence ATGTCTTTCTTACGCGCTAAAACACTCGCAGTACTTTCCACAACACTTCTGCTGGCAGCCTGCGGACCTGGAATTCCGGTTCTGCCAGATGACCCTAATAATGAACCCGCAGCCCAACAGCCGGCGGATGGAAACTCTGCTCAGGGTGGCACCGAGTTGCCAAGCACCGAAACGCCGGGGCTCGTGGAGCCTGAAACCCCGCCACCAGTCGCGACCAACCCGAATGACGATGTGCTAAGTCAGTATCAGCACCTGGATCCAAATCACATTGTTCCAACCAAGGCTTTGGAAACAGCAGTTTTGTACTTCCACGAAAACAAGGCGAAGTTCAAAAATCAGGCGGTGATCTCAGTGTTGGATTTCAGTCAGAAGTCCACACAGAAACGCTGGTACTTTATCGACATGAAAACGGGCGCAGTGTGGAATGTTCACGTTTCTCACGGCAAAGGCTCTGACAGCAATCACGACGGCTTCGCAGAAAAGTTCAGCAACGTGGAAGGCTCCAACGCGTCTTCATTGGGTTTCTATAAAACGGCAGAGACCTATCAGGGCAGCAACGGCTATTCCCTGCGCCTGGATGGCCTGTCCACGACGAACTCCAATGCCCGCTCGCGCGCCATCGTTGTGCACGGGGCAAGTTATGTTCAGGATTCCAACGTGATCCAGGGACGCAGTTGGGGATGTCCGGCGGTTTCTCAAGCCAACCGTGACAAGGTTATCAATCTGATCAAGGGTGGCAGCCTTCTTTACGCCTTTAAATAA
- a CDS encoding DsbA family protein, with product MKALKLFGISALALTLVNCAPSAKQLKEAVEKDPSIVFAAIEKDPEQFIEVVNKAAQNAQRKAQEKAVAEEGKKRDDEFKNPLKPAIEEGRVIFGPKDAKVTIIEYSDFECPYCAKGHATVDEVMKAYPKDVRVVYKHLPLDFHPMAMPAAQYFEAIALQDAAKAEKFYNLVFENQGELRTKKEGALKDAAKKAGADMAKLQKDLNSEVVKKRIEADMEEARKFNFSGTPGFLINGVSLRGAYPFADFKEIIDRHLAEAK from the coding sequence TTGAAAGCACTTAAGTTATTTGGAATTTCAGCACTGGCACTTACATTGGTAAACTGTGCCCCTTCAGCTAAACAACTCAAGGAAGCAGTAGAAAAAGATCCGAGCATCGTGTTCGCAGCGATCGAAAAAGATCCAGAGCAATTCATTGAAGTGGTGAACAAAGCCGCTCAAAACGCTCAACGTAAAGCTCAGGAAAAAGCTGTTGCCGAAGAAGGCAAAAAGCGTGACGACGAATTCAAAAACCCATTGAAACCGGCTATCGAAGAAGGCCGCGTTATCTTTGGCCCTAAAGACGCTAAAGTGACTATCATTGAATACTCTGACTTCGAGTGCCCATACTGCGCTAAAGGTCATGCAACTGTTGATGAAGTGATGAAAGCTTACCCTAAGGACGTTCGCGTTGTTTACAAGCACCTTCCTTTGGATTTCCACCCAATGGCAATGCCTGCAGCTCAGTACTTCGAAGCTATCGCTTTGCAAGACGCTGCCAAAGCTGAAAAGTTCTACAACCTGGTATTCGAAAACCAAGGTGAGTTGAGAACTAAAAAAGAAGGCGCATTGAAAGATGCCGCTAAAAAAGCTGGCGCGGACATGGCGAAACTTCAAAAAGATCTTAACTCTGAAGTGGTTAAGAAACGTATCGAAGCTGACATGGAAGAAGCTCGTAAATTCAACTTCTCCGGTACTCCAGGCTTCCTGATCAACGGCGTTTCCCTGCGTGGCGCTTATCCGTTCGCTGATTTCAAAGAAATCATCGACCGTCACTTGGCTGAAGCGAAGTAA